The region TGCGCGATAAAACTGCCTTCTGTAACAACATCGATTCGTTCATCATCAAAAACTGCAGTACCAGATGGACGTAAGGGAGTTGCTGTTCTACCCTGCAGACCAATCAATTCCAGTCGATTCGCTGATGTTACATATCCTTGTTCAGTCATCGTACTGTCTTTAAGAATAATATGACGGAAGATCCCTTTTTCCAGTCCAACATTCCGAAATAAGATAACAATGGCAATTAACGCCACGGTAAAAGCGATACCTATACTCATGGCCATATGCCCTAAGTCCTGACCGGACATAATTAATGATGCGACAACCGCTCCAATCCCAAGTAACCCGACAATGCCACCCGGGACAAAAAACTCTGCCACAATCAGCACCAGTCCAATAATCAGTAGAACAATTGCCTCCATGCCGGCAAGTCCTGCGACAACGTGCCCGTAAAAGAATAAAACCAACGACAATAAACCTACCATACCAGGAATACCAAACCCAGGTGAAAACACTTCAATAATTAACCCAAGACTGGCCAGGGATAAAAGTATTGGTACTACGACCGGACTTGTAATGAATCGGGCAATTTTTTCTGACAGTGTTGGTTTTTTCTCGATAACAGTTGCATTGGAAAGATTCAATTCTGTTAACAATTCGCTTCGGTCCTGAACTGTTCCAGCAGAATATCCTACTTCCTTTGCCGATTTCGCACCTAATGTCAGATATTTCCCTTCACCGGCACCATATTCAGGTAAATCAATGCTTGGATCAGCCATCGCTACTGCATATAATGGATCTTTGCCAGTCGACTCGGCGGCAGTTTTCATCGCTGCAATCCACGCTGACTGCGCTTTTTTACCCGCAGCAGTGCCATCCTGATTGATTACCCCGCTTGCACCCATTGTTGCCTGCGGTTCCATATAAATTGTATCCGTATTGAGTGCAATATAAGAACCTGCCGACAATGCACGATTAACA is a window of Virgibacillus ihumii DNA encoding:
- a CDS encoding NfeD family protein, with product MMSSIQANDGDKLVYVIPVKDEVERGLESFIQRTTEEAVKDGADHIIFEIDTPGGRVDAAGNIAEILQNLDIPTTSFIVNRALSAGSYIALNTDTIYMEPQATMGASGVINQDGTAAGKKAQSAWIAAMKTAAESTGKDPLYAVAMADPSIDLPEYGAGEGKYLTLGAKSAKEVGYSAGTVQDRSELLTELNLSNATVIEKKPTLSEKIARFITSPVVVPILLSLASLGLIIEVFSPGFGIPGMVGLLSLVLFFYGHVVAGLAGMEAIVLLIIGLVLIVAEFFVPGGIVGLLGIGAVVASLIMSGQDLGHMAMSIGIAFTVALIAIVILFRNVGLEKGIFRHIILKDSTMTEQGYVTSANRLELIGLQGRTATPLRPSGTAVFDDERIDVVTEGSFIAQNRPVKVLKVEGVRVVVRELRNNENEQEES